acacacacacacactttcACTACCTTTGGCGGATTATGAAGATTCAGTGCATAGCCAGCGTATAGATATCGTTGATTGGCACACACAATCATCCTCGGTGGCTTATGATGATTTGAGACTACAGAAACAGTGTGACCACTGACCAATGCAAGTCTAACCAGCAGAAATTAACTAGACTCTAGTGAACGTACAATCATCTGAAAGTCTTCAAGACTCGTACTAATGCTCTTCCTTTAAAGCTTGTTGCTTGATGCCTTCAGCAACTGCTGTATCAATCTGCACTTCAGTCTGCAGTAATATTCGCGATTGCCATTTGATCTTGTCTTTTTATCAGTTCTCATGTAAATGGCCACTCCACCAGGCCACATTATCAGTGGCATGTGTGCAACAGACATCTGTCGCCAAGCTATCTCCTCCCAGGAGATAAGATCCAAGATGATAGGAGATATCCTCCCAGAAGACAAGACGCAAGATGGTATCACCTTCCAACTTCACAAGACTTCGATTTTAAGTAGCACAAAGAAGCAGGTCACACACGAACTGATCCATTTGCAACCACAACCCACTTCTAACGGGCGATCAGATAATTCTCTCACGTCCGCGATAATTAGTTAAAAGTGGATTAATTTTTATAGATTATAACAGTATTAGTATATCACGCGCCAATAGTAACGGTCAATTTTCCTAATTAATAAAGCCGAATCACATTGATAAATGGAGCTGTTTTACAGCCAGTGATTTAGTAACCTATCTTTATAACATTGATTCCATAGTACAGTATTTAATAGTGTTTTATCGtctgataattttaaaattgccAGTTTTTATTAACGGGAATTTTATTATCTACATTTTTAGGACACTTTACgggaaaaaaattatatcaagtttAGGTATTAGTATTACGCCTAGCGGCCTATAAAGTTTTGCTTAACAAAATCAGAACAAACACAATTCAATAAAAGGTAAAACggaactatttccacctctcctTCCCAGCCcttcaactcctgtgtagccaagatctaaaTAACAAATGAAACGTAGCAACTAATAAGGAGCTGATTGTTATCAATAAAACACGCTAAGAAAATGATAACTGATTTATTACAAACACCTTCCCTAATCCTAAATGCGTGACATACACTTGATGAACACGTTAGCTAAGATGAACGCGGTGTAGAACACTACAAAGGCTGTCAACACATAAACGACGACAGAGGCTGCCCAGCTCTTGAATTCGCTGGTGAGAAACCCTAGACACAGGCTGATTGAAGACATGAAGAAGGTGGGCATCCCAACGCCCATGTGAACAATTTTGAAGAACGGACTGAAACGATTCTGCCTTGACAGGAAATTGAAGGGCCCAAAGATCACACTGAGTCCTGCTAATGTTAGCGTTATTAGccctgaaacaaaaaagttatgaaAGATAACCTAATCAATGAAAATGGTGTACCTGtgttgattataataatatggggCTGGTTATAGTAAAATACcatttatttaaagtaaaacaaatCATAGACCGATTTAACTGAATGTCAGGACTAGGGACCAATCTCATGGTAAAAGTCTAGCATTTGAAAGTGTGTAGGACTACATAGTTTCAATTTTGTAAATGTATCTTCATCGTACCATGGAGAGAGTcaataatatattaaattaatataaatatattaaaaaaccCAATTGTAAACGCTtaataagcaataaaaaaaattgaatttgaatttgaaaaaaattttgcaacaaatgaTGAGGAATAAGGCAAATAACCAAACACATTATAAGATTAAAATCATACCCGTTATTCCGTGCGGCTGACCTTTGACGTAACCCCTCGAAATAAGAACAAGCGCAGTACCAGCCACGGCGCAGGTCACGCCGCACACTTGCAGGAAGATGTGCGCGCACCTCCGGTGGCGCGGCTTCAGCGGCAGCGACCAGCCGTTGGCGTAGTTCATGCTGAGGATCGCTTCGGCGGTGAAGAAGTGGTACTGCAAGGtttgaatgaaatgaaaaatgaaaatattttttcaaatctaaataaaaaaaatgtacgtgTCATTGAAACGGTATCCACTCAGGATCATGCCGAGGTATCGCACGCGAGGTACACCACGACCATGGTCTTCCGTGGATACCTCGAAGAGCAAGAAGCACTGCTATGACGCGGCAATACTACTCCGGTTGCCATACAATCCGGTTgaataaaatagatttttgaTGACTTTTATATCCTCAAATATCAATGGTTCTATCATTATTCCAAGcatttattgttacttttctTAAGTTGATTATTTCGATAATCTTCCCACTGTAAATGTTTAGTTTGTTTATAGTTAACCAAATAGTTATTAGCTGGTTAATTATCGTACAAATTCGTAAACCGATACGAATATCCTAACAGAACGTGAAAACAAATACGCTTTAGGAAAACACCGTTCATAAACTTAGATAAGGCACCAATACACGAGTTCAATTACATTTGCCTATTCGCCAATAAACCTTTGTCCCTAACAAGGGTTCTTAACCCTCTCGAAATCTATGGGCCTACgtgctttttagtttttattctaaatttatctTAGTTATTAGGCCAAAAGTTTTAGATACAGAATAAATATAGAGAAAGTTTGTTTCCAATCTCGAATGAATACGACGCACTAAAACACTTCATCATCGTTGCACTGACCCTTAGCACGCAATGAGCTTTTTAAAGAGTACATTATGTCAGcagtataataaaatttaaccaAATTTTGCCCATAATATTAAGCGGACCTCTTGTTCAAAACTTGTGTTCGATCTTCTCCCAAATAATATTTTGGCCATCCATTTTGCTACCGTTTACAAATCTAATCCCAATGGCAAAGACGCTTGTAAGGTTGTACAGTTAACAATGTTGCCACTGCTAATAATCACATTCCTTCTGCAGAGATCTAGATAACCATGGGCCAATAACTCTGGCTGCTCTTACCGAGTTATCTGAACACCTGCTTATGTGTCTGCTTACAAGCACTTCGCGCACAAGAAAAGTAGGTTCAGAAATTCCACTATCCGATATGGTTTAAATATCAGCCTTGAACTAATACCCTGTAAGGACCCTTGGACGTGTGACTATTCGAAGTAAGTTCTCGTACTTTCATTGTTCAAATCGATAAAATAGACACCTAATTCCGTAAGCcattgttaatattatgcgctAGAAGCCTACTGAATTATGTTCTGCTGGTATTTGTATTATCATTGAACAAGGATACAGCTAGTGTAACTGTTGGTTGACTAGATCttcaatgatttaatttaatccTTCGTACAGTCAAGAAGTCTATACCTACTTTTGTCTTGCTGTTTAAAGATAAATGTTTAAGGGTGCATACTGAGAGTAATAGTAACAGTATATTAAAACACTTACGCCaaaagaacacaaaataacgTGCAAGTCCTCAAATCCAGTACTGTGACTGTACATAAATATACTCATTAGTGTGGCGGCTCTTAACATTGTACAGATAGTAACAAAAATGCCACAAAATACGGTTTTACAGTACACATTATCTGGATCTAAtgtaaaaatgtacattttcaaaatcaacAACAAAAAGTAAGGTTACGAAATGTCTTGACAGTAATGTTTTAAAATCTATATGGCAATGGGAAACACATATTTCGCCTAATTTCCATTTGTCTCCCTACGATTTTAGTTTCCTTTACCTTAAAACTATGTCAAACTTTAAAGAGGCGTCTCAATGTAATTCCTTCTCTATCAACAGACCTATGAGCAagataataatgatttaattcaTAAATGAAACTTGATTAAACTCACCCCAACAGTACAAAGAATAGCATGAGAGTCTCCGGTGTGCCCTGAATATGCCAGAGCTACCATATTCACAGCTCCAATGGACACGTGCACCAAGCCCAGGCCTACGGCATACCAGACGGTCCAGCAGTACTCCCTCGGGTCTATCACTAAAATGTTCAAAGCCCGCGCAAACTTCAAGCGTCTCTTTACTTTTCTTCGACGAGACTTCAATAATGAATGTTGCTGAGTACTTTCTGGAGCAGTATTTGCAGGAGCACTGCTTTTAGGATCAGTATTCTCAGGTGGTGTACTTGCTGGAGTTGTATTGTCTGGAGCAggtattgtttttttgtttcccATAACCAATTTCGATCACGTTAAAACTTCACTTTCAGAGAACTCCATTTTAATAGTAGATGTTGCTGTGATGcaccaaaaaataatattaaacctaaaatatttgaaaaatgtaacTTGATCCAAAACTGAAATGTAAAGTGAAGCCAATTTGACATTACAGAAAAATATGTCAATTGTGATAGCTTTTTTCAATCTTTCGACTATGGCCTCTGTATTTTAGCCCCCAATGGATTTCAAAGTGTTGGTTAATAAAGGTGGAGTACACGTATGTTTATACCTTTTATCCAATTAATTAATAGTGCGTCTAAAAATTTTATCGGTCTTTCCATAAAATCTGATAAAACATCACTGAGTTCATGGCATTAATAAACGGCGGAAATAATAActaaaaatttcaaaaaaatgtttatttgcttCAAGGTGTCTTACCAAAGAATTTCATGGCTGGCGTAGCCAAAATAATAAGAGTGTACACAACACAAAACGCGATCACAATGTATTTTATATCAGGCAAGAACACCACCCAAGCCTTGAAGGTTTTTGAGTTCATTATGCCGATGATGAAGCACACCGACGAAGCGAGGAAGGCTGGCATGCCGAACATGGTGTGTGTTCGTTTTCCGACTTTGCCCAATGTACCGGTATCCTTCGAGAAGTAAGCACCAGGCCCCATTAGAGCAGCTATAGCAGAAAGACCGCCCGCTACCAACCCTGAAATGGAGCATTTAAAATTAAGGGGAAAGCTGAAGAAATCAAAGTCGACTAAAATTGGATAACTTGCAATAAAGCTGACTAACGTTGCCACAAGGTAAGCACCGCGACATCTTTATGTAATGACAATAAGTGTGACTTTAGAACAAGAACGTATAATCCGATCCAGTTAACTGCACACCTGGcagtcgtgacgtcacatcgagctctggtacggacggggcgaacgcggggagttGTGCACGtcagcctaggcgcagaccatcaaccgttttgtcggccgatagtttgatcgggctgttaatcagtatggacaattgggcatgtatgaaagtgcgcacatcatcgatttggtatcgggcgattcttcatacaaattagaatcggttccaactatcggccaactaaaaattggtggtctgcgcctaggctaagtgaGAGCGCGAGTCGCATTTCAGTGagatgcgcagttagctcgagcGGGTTGTAGTGTTACCTCTTACCCGCCATAGAATGCAAAGTAAGCCTAGACTTGAAGGAGCCGCCTCCGAACAGCATGACGACCACGGAACCAGCTGTCACGCAGCCCAGCCCGAAGATCTGGAGGAACAGGTGCTGGAACTTGCGGTCTCGCACCCTGAGCGGGGACGAGGGCCCGTGGAGGGGGTTCACCATCAAGATCGCTGACGGAATGAAGAGTTGGTACTGAAAAGTGAGGCTAGTGgttttaaaacataataataataataataataaatactctttattgcacaccacattGTAAAAggaaacagaaagaaaaggaacacataaggatattaacataatattttttgatgaaATTTCGTAATCAGTGACAATAATACCTAATTCAATAAATAGCAATGtttcaaaagaaaaaatattgctttatatttttttacgaatCACGCATACTGTTCGTGCCGTTCGCATAAAAACGATTGAGATGGTCTGAACTTTGTAACCGTAAAAGGCATTGTATTTTAACACGTTACTTCAAAGCGGAGAGGTTATACCAGTCGTtacctcgttcgtttcagccgaaagacgtccactgctggacaaaggcctcccccaaggatttccacctACCTCACCTTCCCTCTATTATTTTCCATCGCACTATCTTTATAGTGTCCCTAATATAAACAATACTGAAACATGGAAAGCAACTTACCCCAATAGTGCAAAGTAAAATGTGCAAGTTCATCATCAAATTAGTCTTGAATCCGAGAGTATAGAAAAGGACTATCATAGTGGTGGTTCCCATCAGGATACTAGCCAAGCCTATGAACGCTGCTAAGCAGGCTTTCCTCGTGTAGACTTCCTTGGGCACATCCATCAGTACTATCTTCACTGGACCCACAAACTCGTGGATTGGGGGCAAGTCTTGGATGCACTCGAGGTTGCATGCCTTTTCTGCTACACTGTCTTCGTAGGACAACATTGTGTAAAATATTTACGGCAAATGAATTTAAAGCtgtacagcccccctagacaaaacgcactttttgatcgaatcgaaaatcgaatccgtcaaattccatacaaaaaaggggcttttcgaccacttttcgactggtttgcgattataatggcactttgtctagacccacagttgtGAGAAATGTCTATTTGAGTTTTGACAGTGACACGGCAATGGATAATTTCTGAACGGATTTTCATTCATAAAcacgagtttttttttatgataggCTAAATCCTGAGTCAGAGTGATGCATAATTTtattacggccgaatactgaaacactactcaaatctgccactcagctgacgggctcctaaatttaagtatccttcaattttaaatggtattctcaaacgctactcaacggatttgaagccgtgatcagctaagcagctctcaaatgtttacataatggcaacatttaccaaaaaaagtatgttttcatttacacaaatgataactttacgtcttttatccattacacgcagcatcgtttggttatgtattgtcttttatggaaatataatcaatcaacttaacatagaacagtttatttttagtttctattatatataaatctcgttttatcatataaaaataataatgcttgcatttttatttaattaaaaaaataattttaaatatgatactttttattgttgaaatctattaagtggcgatcgtggaccgaaacgtaaccacaattgacatttatcattgttgactgacagagcatcaaattgacaaatcaacaactcttggaaatgctgctatgcgatgtccccttaatcctcagaaataggcatgtttatgtaaagcgatttcatagcagctattttggttgttacttcgtgcactatacgatgcacagttggctgttagatgtggaagatatcacctagtacacgttcataacttcccgttgcgtagaacagtagggttataataagtatttggtccactggttgtatggcatttggtgaggggtttcaaagagcttccaaattatgaatccagaaacaacaccgtttctttagagacgcggaacctcgctcggaattgcatgtcattataataatatttttcaatagcgttcagccttattgcgttcctgcgattagatctaggtatttcctcgagtctcgaaagaaatgataacgatgacacacattatttaccactatttaggttgttttaggtataacaataggatttaagataccgcgcaagcggccgaatactgaaacgccatttaaatatttgacggcttctcaaaaagttaagcagctcctaaacttacatttcgcatactcaagacaatatctgagcagttctcaatttttaagcacctctcaaattaagttgcactcaaacgccacttaaatgaattttcgcatactgaaacgccattcaacgctaagcattactcaaacaactgtcaaatcgtcttaagcagctgttaaatttgagagtgcttgcgcggtatcttaaatcctattgttatacctaaaacgacctaaatagtggtaaataatgtgtgtcatcgttatcatttctttcgagcctcgaggaaatatctagatctaatcgcaggaacgcaataaggctgaacgctattgaaaaatattattataatattattataatgaatgttccgcgtctctaaagaaacggtgttgtttctggattcataatttggaagctctttaaaacccctcaccaaatgccatacaaccagtggaccaaatacttattataaccctactgttctacgcaacgggaagttatgaacgtgtactaggtgatatcttccacatctaacagccaactgtgcatcgtatagtgcacgaagtaacaaccaaaatagctgctatgaaatcgctttacataaacatgcctatttctgaggattaaggggacatcgcatagcagcatttccaagagttgttgatttgtcaatttgatgctctgtcagtcaacaatgataaatgtcaattgtggttacgtttcggtccacgatcgccacttaatagatttctacaataaaaagtatcatatttaaaattatttttttaattaaataaaaatgcaagcattattatttttatatgataaaacgagatttataaataatagaaactaaaaataaactgttctatgttaagttgattgagtatatttccataaaagacaatacataaccaaacgatgctgcgtgtaatggataaaagacgtaaagttatcatttgtgtaaatgaaaacatactttttttggtaaatgttgccattatgtaaacatttgagagctgcttagctgatcacggcttcaaatccgttgagtagcgtttgagaataccatttaaaattgaaggatacttaaatttaggagcccgtcagctgagtgacagatttgagtagtgtttcagtattcgaccgaagcactctcaaatttaacagctgcttaagacgatttgacagttgtttgagtaatgcttagcgttgaatggcgtttcagtatgcgaaaattcatttaagtggcgtttgagtgcaacttaatttgagaggtgcttaaaaattgagaactgctcagatattgttttgagtatgcgaaatgtaagtttaggagctgcttaactatttgagaagccgtcaaatatttaaatggcgtttcagtattcggccgttaggcTTTCATGTTGCATGTTCATGAAATTATAGATCATACAATATTACATGGTACATACCCAAGTACGTCATGGGTAGCGAGAACGAAGTTATATTTCCTACAATTGGATAGTAGACACGACGTGAACTCGATCAATTAATATTTGAAGCGAATCCAATGTTTTGCAGATCGGTCCAGAGAAGCCCGGAGGGACCTAGGGACCAACCCTCCACTATTCGATGTCTCGTTTTTGAGTATATTTGACATTCAACTTTATACCCGCGGAGCAAAGCTTGTCATCCGATTGTATGGTAACGGAAAAGCTAGGGTTGGCAATATATTTAAACAAAACTTTTGTAGCAATGCGAGACGAGTTCCTTTGTCAGTGTGCCAAAACTGCCAAATCAGCAATCgaaatcataatattaaaatctaTCTACTATATTTTTTCACTGACAAAACACCATTAcagacaaaataattaaatatacattttcaaaatcttacttgtcttacgtcatttaattttaactgaACTTTACTGACCGACCCGACTTGCTTTaacatattttgtaattttacaaTCTAGATCTgcagcaggcctggctcactccgcgcggtacatccgataattacctacagcgaagcgccccgccggcgggtattatatcagtcgagtgtcacgcgcgcgcccctcaggacgctggcgtgcgttgtagtatgattataattctatgatcgaagtattatttaaaaatggacataaagagaaagaaatattgtgcggcgttcgggtgttaaaattcgaaaagaaatctaccggatttatctttttttttcgcttcccaaagatgctgaaaggtatgttggccatgtaggtaatcaataattcttaggatagtataggaacctaacctaccatgactactgctcagaattcgttcgttcgtttcagccaaatgacgtccactgctggacaaaggcctctcccaaggttttccataatgaatgcatacttacctacatacgtacctcattacaaataagtacctagattaattattttttcactagacagcaaccctaacagcgtaagaagagttcagaggcacgcgatagaaagagacaaaacttgtaggtgaataaaattgtaggtacgtagtgctgtgcgagctgaattccactgtatcgcgtcgtagcaagactcgcatttatttaaatcgtcttgcggagtaatccttctgtacctgtactattacttattctgtgtctGCAGCGTATTCTTGTAATATCtttattgaatattttaatttgtcatgtgtttaaataaataaaaataatttcaggggGCTTGTAGTGTGAATGCGTGGAATAGCTAAAAGGCTTTTAAACCAAACTAGAGTGTGTCAGCCCTAACACATAATTCAGTTATGGCCGAAAAGCGCTCGCACATGGCGCGATCCCTTGTCGGCGATGTCGCGCGGAAAACAAACCGAATTCCGAATTCAAAAAAGgtgaatatattttttctggagCGCAGCATCGAACGGCCAGCATCGCATGCGGGCTGCAAACAAGTTTGCAGGTTTAGAGGCATTTTTACTTGTTTCAAATACAAACCGGTTGGATGGCACTTTAAAAAAATCGGTGATTCGTTCCGGAAAATTAAATACCAACCCTCtaaggggccgttcaagtattacgttagcaccaagggggggtggggggctctctattttgcttattttggatgacatggggggtagggggggtctagatgatgattacgtcatcattagttatttacgttttttcggggatTCCCGCAAATAATACATATGCGTAGGCACTCGCTTTGAGAACTGATTAGGGGAATTACCGCATATTAGGGGAATTACCTTGCGCTATTCACTTGTCTAATAGTTAACTCTCGTGCCGACACTGCCCATTGAAATTTGACAGTCGTAGTccgcatattattataggtacgcGAGGCCGGCCTCccgcgcgcgtgttttgtttggatactaaacgtattgtaagcattgaaagttatcatttgtgtttatgttgatgcatattgatgcaattatgtttgttatgttctttatttctgattatattttttgtcccTTACTCTATGTGTATCAGTTAAAcctaatattttcatgaattttcctattttaaaaatgacaatataaaaaacatttataactaaaaatgtttacgtaagcatagggggagggggtaagtgctttgcttacttttgatgacaaggggggtgggggggtaaaaaatggtaagaaatctgcttacgtaatacttgaacggcccctaaTTGAGTAGTTGACATCAATAACCAATAACACCAAGGCACAACTTCTTTAAAAACAGATAGACACGTCAAATTAGCACCCCTCTTTTTCGGGGGTTAAAGATACACTTCCATTTTAGTCCTGAAAACCGAGCTATTTTCAGTTTGTTAAAGAAtctgtttttacccgactgcgccagaaggagggttaggtttttaaaagttctttttttattgtaaGTCATTTGAGTTCACAAATTGGTAGCGTTTTCTCcttaaaaaatgtataatatgAAAGTCGCGTTTTaacagctcataaaaagtataCAATCAATAAGCTGCTTCGTCTACTACgcaattcaaataaaataaataaataaaaataaataaattctttattgaataacttattgacagtttttaacaatAGGCTAATATTAAACTATAATAGGTAAAAGTACGTACGTGCCTGAACTAAGAATTATAATTCCTGTATCTCAGGCAAAAAAAAATGCTACAACACAGTTTTAACCACTTTATTAAAATAGTTCCCTTCGACCTAACCGCTCCGCAAATGTTCATACTAATTGAAATGTACCTCACGAAAGGCCTTTAAAAGGCTGTCCAAAGGCCATTATTATCTCGCGGGTGTTCCGCTGCTCCATTATAAAACTGCAACTTTGTAACTAATTATGCAAAGCATACGCGAGTGTGTTGTCAGATAAAAAATACATTCCACAGCAAAAATGTAACAGACAGGCTGCATTTTTTATTATGTCATTCACCAAGACGCAAAATTAGGcaaatatttagattttttaaaaatgcCTTCTAAAAGCTAGGTACTGGAtgcgctgcctgctgctgtctttcccgagcACTTAGAGTCATTCGGGTCAAGAGCACGCACTTTTTTTTTGATGGCCTCCCAGACCTATAAAGAATTGTATAATTGGCATGTTATGATATTAAATCTgtagaatatttaataaattttcactatttaagaaaaatttccatcaagattaattagttttagccCTACATAGGCTTAACTGAAAACTTTTCCGATGCGTACTCTTGACCCGATGTGTGGGTAAAATTACGCAAGTCTTAGGGTAAAGTTTCGCACGCGGGGTAAACGTACGCATTCAGATTTCTAAGAGAATACAATTAAGATTGGcaataatcaatatttatttaatcttgtaaataacattttaagaactttaacattaaaaaaaataagaactctTTGTATTaaacagggtggaattttataatgccacctggagggaaagtactcttaatattgtagatagaaaattttactcaaataaaactttccttaatttttgaaaacaaagacAACTCCATtcaaagaattttgaaaattttacgaaaattcactatcataccatacaattttttgtaaataattaaaataatttaagatttcatggttttcctttcatttaatttaagcaagcttgttagagagatttcatccataaacttaaccctaacgatcgatgcaataaaaatacagggtgtaatttttaacaaattttagttggttcgattcctctACATtactaagagtactttccctccaggtggcattacaaaattccaccctgtatctattataatgtgaatcttgtcttaaattatttatattggcaATAGTCACACTTTGAGATCAAAATAATTGGCCTTCATTATTTGGTCATCTGAGATGAGATGAGGGTCCGCTGAGGGGCCTTCCTTATGTAATTTCTCGGCATTTTGGTGTAGGTATTCTGAAAGATTGaacaatttttgatatttttatttcatttggggTATAAGTACGCAACGGGGGTAAACGTACGCGTGCGTACTATTAATCTCGTACTCTTACCCCAATCGGCAAATATACCAAATAATCAGTCACAACACACacgttaaatactttttacgaaTATGATAAACTTAGATCAAAACTACATTAAATGAACAATAGAAATATAGTATACTTACTGGCACAGAGCTATCCATTTAACTACAGCACActtttccgtggcataaaaatTAAACGAAATAAGCGTGCTACAAGTATTCGGCGACGTGTCGCGACCAGTACTTAGATTGCGTCGGCGCGGCGCGTGGCTCCTAAACGGCGACAGTAGCGCCACTCTATTTTACAAACACAGACCTCGGCTCCCCCACCCCTGTCGGAGATCCGACCACCGCGTACTTTTACCCACCGCGTGCTGTTACCCCGAATGACTCTACAGGT
This genomic stretch from Ostrinia nubilalis chromosome 14, ilOstNubi1.1, whole genome shotgun sequence harbors:
- the LOC135077921 gene encoding uncharacterized protein LOC135077921, which encodes MGNKKTIPAPDNTTPASTPPENTDPKSSAPANTAPESTQQHSLLKSRRRKVKRRLKFARALNILVIDPREYCWTVWYAVGLGLVHVSIGAVNMVALAYSGHTGDSHAILCTVGYHFFTAEAILSMNYANGWSLPLKPRHRRCAHIFLQVCGVTCAVAGTALVLISRGYVKGQPHGITGLITLTLAGLSVIFGPFNFLSRQNRFSPFFKIVHMGVGMPTFFMSSISLCLGFLTSEFKSWAASVVVYVLTAFVVFYTAFILANVFIKCMSRI
- the LOC135078274 gene encoding uncharacterized protein LOC135078274; translation: MLSYEDSVAEKACNLECIQDLPPIHEFVGPVKIVLMDVPKEVYTRKACLAAFIGLASILMGTTTMIVLFYTLGFKTNLMMNLHILLCTIGYQLFIPSAILMVNPLHGPSSPLRVRDRKFQHLFLQIFGLGCVTAGSVVVMLFGGGSFKSRLTLHSMAGLVAGGLSAIAALMGPGAYFSKDTGTLGKVGKRTHTMFGMPAFLASSVCFIIGIMNSKTFKAWVVFLPDIKYIVIAFCVVYTLIILATPAMKFFGKTP